In Odontesthes bonariensis isolate fOdoBon6 chromosome 6, fOdoBon6.hap1, whole genome shotgun sequence, one genomic interval encodes:
- the LOC142382693 gene encoding putative defense protein 3 — translation MLLPGLFIFQVLCFVDAYPNGAPTGACEDMLPRHAGVLPQPSPAPYTLLTNMGTFQPGKPITVTIIGPEYRGVLLEARTEGNTNALGTWRLPPPDTKFLQCSESPYGAVTHANTNLKGNSTVYNWMPPSTSSPVYFMATVAQQRTVFWVNVRSNTLTSGKLDGLHLATDASEGMARNEPLLLFVICAFVLKVLG, via the exons ATGTTGTTGCCTGGTTTATTTATCTTTCAAGTGCTCTGTTTTGTTGATGCCTATCCCAATGGAGCTCCCACTGGGGCCTGTGAGGATATGTTGCCTCGCCACGCTGGAGTGTTGCCTCAGCCTTCACCAGCTCCCTATACTCTTCTCACCAACATGGGGACATTTCAGCCAGGCAAGCCCATCACAG TGACTATTATTGGACCTGAATACAGAGGGGTGCTTCTAGAAGCTCGAACAGAAGGCAACACCAATGCACTTGGGACCTGGAGGCTCCCTCCTCCAGACACAAAATTCCTTCAG TGCTCAGAGAGCCCATATGGGGCTGTGACTCACGCCAACACCAACCTGAAGGGAAACTCCACTGTATACAACTGGATGCCACCCAGTACTTCAAGTCCTGTCTACTTCAT GGCCACTGTAGCTCAGCAGCGCACTGTCTTCTGGGTTAATGTGAGGTCCAACACACTGACCAGTG GGAAACTGGATGGTCTCCACCTTGCTACTGATGCCAGTGAAGGAATGGCTAGAAATGaacctcttcttctctttgtgATATGTGCATTCGTGTTAAAGGTTCTTGGGTGA